The segment GACTCAGCTAACTGCATTAAGAGAATCCACTTCTGAGTTTTACCATAACCATTAGGACAGTAGAGCTCTGCTAAGCTTTGTTGTTTATGCtttctaaattatttatgttAGAGCTTATGAATGCTTTATTTTCTTACAGATTCTGGAAAACATAAGCTCTGTGCAACAATATAAGAAGCTGTGCTGTCAGCTAAACAACCGGTCGAGTATGGTCGCATCTGCTTCAGCCAAAAATGATTTGAGCCAGAAAGTTCAGTCACGATCTTTACATGGTCTCCCAAGTATACACCCTTATGAACAGTGCTATGGTCATGATGCCCGAGCCTTGTCAAGTAGCACATCAGCAAACACGGGCAGGAACACTTCCTTACTTAAGGTTGCACAGAGAAATGATCAAGCCATTAGAGAGCAAGTCTTATATGCTCCTGATATGAGGTTCAGACAGCAGCTCCCTTATAGTGACAGGAGAGTTGATATTAACACACACAGTAGTGCTATGAGCTCAGGTTTTATCTCGTCTATCTCAGCATCAGTGGAAAAATATCCATTGTTGACGAACAACATTGGACAAGTAGAACACGGGAACATGGAAGAGTCATCAGGGCCCAGAAATGTTCTGTTAAAATCCCTTTCATGCCGGAACCCTGTTGTCCATGAAAATACTAACACGAGTCTATTTCATGGAGGGGATGAGGTGCCGGCTTTTCTGAATAGTCATGGGAGTTTTGATTTTCTCCAAGCAGGTCCTAGAGTAGTTGAGGCTAACTTGTATAACAATGGTACGTCTAGTCAAGTTTTAGACCAAAGATGCAGTTCCACTGCTGGGATGGCAGGGTATAAACCATCTGTTTCATATAAATTCCCCCACTCTGCTCAATTCATTGTGAAAATGGAGAATCCCAGAAGACAATCATTTCAAGACCCCGCAGCTCCATCCTCTGGTTCTGATGTCCAAGTTTCGAGTGGTTTGAAAACAACCACTCGTCAGTTTAACCCAGAGCATATGTGCCAAAACAAGAAGACAAATGAAGTCAATGACTCCAGTGCTGCTGTAAGCACGCAGGATGCGAAAAATATGGACCGACACAAGATCCTAGACATTTCTAATGAGAGAACCTCCTCATTTCTTATGGATCCTAGTACAGAAAatgatttgtttgatatatttggTACTGATTTTCATCAATTGCACCGCAGTTTGGATGGTGACCTCTCCTGGAACACTGCAAAGCCTCAGAGTTCAGACAGAGATGCACCTGAATCCTCAATTTATCTTGACAGTTCACCAGCCTTCGGTGCACAGGAGGATGAATTTTCTTATTCTGGGATTTTTTCGCTCACTGATACTGACCAACTATTGGATGCGGTTATCTCGAATGTTAATCCTGGTGGCAAGCAGATCTCTGGTGACAGTGCCTCGTGCAAGACTTCGTTGACAGACATTCCTAGCACTTCTTACTGTGGCTCAAAAGAAACGAAGCAATGCAAGTCATCTGGTGCTCCACCTTTGCTAATCAAGAATGAGTTGGCAGTTTCAAATTTTGTCAAACAACCATGTTTCCTAGAAAAGGCTGAAGATGGTTGTCTTTCCCAAAACAATGGAGTGCAGAAATCTCAGATACGCCTCTGGATTGAGAGTGGACAGAACATGAAATGTGAAAGCGTGTCTGCCTCAAACAGCAAAGGTCTGGATACAGCAAACAAGGCAAATCGGAAGAGATCTAGACCAGGAGAGAGTCCTAAGCCACGGCCAAAGGACCGCCAGCTTATTCAAGATCGTATAAAGGAGCTGCGGGAACTAGTACCTAATGGGGCAAAGGTATCCTCTTGTTCACCCTCACACTTTAAATGTCCTTTATGATTATTTAGATCTTGAATCCCATTGAATTTAGTTTGGATGTAAATTCTGTTGTGTGCTGATGGCTAGCCTCATGTCAATTGCCAACAGTGTAGCATTGATGCATTATTGGAAAAGACCATTAAGCACATGGTTTTCTTGCAAAGTGTGACGAAGCATGCAGACAACCTCAAGGATTCTAACGAATCAAAGGTATACAATTCCTATCATTTTCTAGCGTCACAATGAATAGACTAGCTTGCAGCATATTCAAAGAGAAATTAATGTTGCAAACCTGATGTCATTGCTGTGCTATTGGTGAACTGTGAACAGATACATGGTGGTGGTGAGAATGGCCCGCTTCTGAAAGATTACTTTGAAGGTGGTGCTACTTGGGCTTTTGATGTTGGCAGTCAATCTATGACATGCCCAATCATTGTTGAAGATCTTGATCGGCCTCGTCAGATGCTTGTGGAGGTAAATCATTCTGTTATTGCTGGTTCTTTGTAGAACTAGTATTTTGTGATTCTTGATGCACAAACACTGCTTTCCGTTTGTTGACGGTGGTGCCTATTCAGATGCTCTGTGAGGATAGAGGGATCTTCTTGGAGATAGCTGACTTCATCAAAGGACTTGGATTAACTATCTTGAGGGGTGTGATGGAAGCACGCAAAAATAAAATCTGGGCTCGCTTCACCGTTGAGGTAAGCAGCGCAATGTATTTGAGAAAGCTCTCTAGTTTTGGTTCACTATGAATGCAAGAACATCTTATCCTACATGCCGTAACATTTGATTATACCCATGCAGGCCAACAGGGATGTGACTAGAATGGAAATCTTCCTCTCGCTTATGCGCTTGTTGGAACCGAGCTgtgatggcggcggaggaggcgtgggAGATAATCCTAACAATGTAAAAATACCTCCTGGGATTGTGCAACATCCGGTTATACCAGCAACAGGCCATCTTAGGTGAGAAAACGAGTAGGGGAACATTATCAGAGGCATCTGAatctctgaacttctgaagtgCTAAGAGTGGGAGCTTCAGTTCACTCTCCTGCCATGACTAGCATTGTCAGTGTGCACTAAGAGCTGGATCCTTGTCGAAAATACAGTGCTCTTCCTGTTCAGTAGGCAACACACCCGTAGAAAGAAAAGCCTGACGGTAGATGATGATGCATCGAGACATGGACAATCAGTCAGAATGATCCTTGGGCCATGTTTTGCTTGTATAATcttgtttcagtttgctacTGATGTGTTTGTTGGCGTTATTAGTGAATTTTGTCTTGTTGATGATCTACTGAATGCAAATCCTGAGTCCATTTTGTTTAGCATGCGTGCATGACTGTGAAAGGCTCTTTTATAGGCACTTTTTAACTGATCCAGAGCTCAGTTTCtgattgcatatttgcatgaagGGTGACAAATTCTGAAGGTTCATTTTCATATCATTAGTTCAGCTGCAATTCTCCAATCTTCTCTCAAGTTACCAACTGCTAAATGCTCTTCAAAATTCAAAGTTCCAAACCACATTTACTTTGTTTTATAATCAGATAATTGTGTCAATCTGTGAACTAGAAATTCCTGTCAGAATTCTCTAGCTATACTGTCCTGTATATATCTACTGTATACATTATCCAATACTCCCATGTACATGTTTACAtcccaatatatatataccaatgAGTAATCTCAAGCATGTCAAGGCTTAACCCTTATTTCTATATGAACACATTCCctaattaactaactaattaattaattatgtctgTACTAATCACTATGCCACGAAGTCTCTCATGAGCTGAGCAGCCAACGACTTGGTGCTCTGCATGTTCATGTCGTAGCCGGCCGTCGtcaccggcgcgccgccgccgtcgctgccggcgccggcgcccatgAGAAACGACGCCGGCGTCTGGTCGGCGCCGTGCGGGAGGCCGAGCGTGAgcgacacgccgccgccgcctccgccgccgtgcccggCGAATGCGAAATGGTCCGAGCCGAACTGATGCCCGTACTGCGCCGCCGTGAACAGCGAgtacccgccggcgccgccagggacgtcgtcgtcgtcgtcgttgacgTGCGGGTGGCCCGTTCtcacgccctcgccgccggcctccgtgAACTTCATTAGCAGCTCCCGGTGGCTCacggcggcctcgccggagaCGTGgaacgccgcggccgccgccggctcgtccgccgtcgtcgtcctcgccttCTTGATCCTGCACTGGAAcggatcgtcgccgccgccgccgccgccgtagaagCTCGCCTGAGCGTGCTGGTCTCCGGCGTGCACACCAACTGacctggacgccgccgccgccggcgacgacgacgacatgccAATGCCAGCACTGTCGTCCGGTTTACTCGGAGCCTGctccgccacgccgccacggtcgccggcggcggccgccgccgcgtcgtgctcctcctcctcctcctccttggcctTGGTCTCCTCGGCGTACATCTCCTCCACCATTGGCTTCCACAGCCTCACCCTCGCGTTGATGAACCAGTTCGACACCTACAAATACGTACACGTACTTCAAACATACGTAGACGTAGTATTGTACGTAGACGTATACGTACGTACCTGGCTCCTGGTGAGGCCTGTTTGCTTGGCGAGCATGACCTTGTCCGAATCCTTGGGGTATCTGCATGACGTCACAACGAATCTCAGCGACCAATGAGGCGTCGACACGAGGAAATATTCATTCACCGATTTGAGCGTGCACTCGAAAATGCAGCTTGATCACTTGTCTCTACGTGTTCATGTAATAGTAGGAGTACTATATATGCTGATGAAGAATTAAAGCTTTAAACAGTACTACTTCGtgctataaaaaaaaccaatcctaaTTTTAAACCTAAACACTTATATTTTAGATTCACAACTATAATTGAGTTTTTTTATGTGACGAAGGAGGTATTAATTAGAGTCTGCATATGCATTTACATGTAGtagtacttatttttttttgcagggaagAAGAGACAAGGTGCAAGGCCCTACATGTTTCTAGTACGATTTTGGGGGAGATGCATGGATGTTTTTATTTGAAACAAATCTTGTACATTTCAATAATATCTTATGGAGCATGCCATTTTAATATTTTGCCATCAACTGCTCATCTTTGGAAAtacatgttgttttttttctttgagaaatTGAGCTGTGGAAAAATATTGAGTGAAGCAAACtattatatttgtattattagTGGCTTAAAAACTAAGGCttgtttttaaaaaaggaaaataagaaaaaacccctaaaatcaactacaaatttaaattttaaaattcaaaatttgattaCTTACGGGTGGAGGAAATGCTCGAAGAGCCAAGCGCGGAGGACGGAGACGGCGCGCTCGGGGAGGCCACGCTgcggccgccacccgccgccggcggcgccaccggcggcggcggcgtgcaccaTGCCAAGCTGCTGCATCGCGCGCTGCTGCCGGAGCTGATGGTCGATGAACCGCAGCCGCGACCCCAccgtcgtcctcccgccgccgccgccgccctcgtcgtcgccgcagtCCTCCCCGAGCCCCCGGCTCGCCGCCCTGACCTGCGCCGCGATGGCGTCGCGGAGGCACCGGAACTGCCGCGAGATGGTGCGCAGCGCCAGCGACGTGTAAGTCGTCGCCGAcccggcccccgccgccgcctcgaacgccgccgccaccccctgcATCTGCCGGTGGTACTGCCTGTACCGCTGCTCCACCTGCACAAGTTAATTACCACTAATTACTTTAGTTAATTAAATACAACAGTCATTTAATTAGTTATTTGCCAACTTCAGATGAGGAGGATTTATTACAAGTAGAATTGGATAAATGTATGTTAGTTTTTAGTCTTTGTATTCttaattcataaattttattttcctaaGTGGGTTGTGTAATAGATGGTTGTAGTTTTTTTGGGAAGTAAAGGTAGGTTGTTATTTTATCATCTTAAACAAAAGTTAAATTTAGTGaattaaattgataaaaaaacctATTAATATATACTATAGTGAAGTAGTGTAGGGTTGGTTttgtttgtggcctaaataggccttactaaattttgtcagtgccaaattttgacaaattttggcatgactaattttggtaaggtaaagttatatttggattgaagccaaaatagtctaagttcactattgaaatggcctattttcttaggcatgccaaaatttgacttcaaaccaaatagacattaaacactattaaaattgtcaaatattggtaagtcTAATtgaggcctcaaaccaaaccagcccgtACAGACAAATGAGAGACTGTATATTTGATCAGGCAGCAAGCAATCCAATTAAAGTTGGAGTAGTGCACAACTGAAACAAGTATAAATTATTCTTCTTGTGCTTATCTAATCTTATCAGTTCATGTTCATTCAtgattagctagctagccacaAAAGCAGTATGGTGCATTAGCCACATCACTGCTTTATCTTcttgttttttgttttctcttaaaATTGGGTGATTTTCCAGTCACCGAATTAGCAGGGCATTGCATTGATTGGTCAAGAAAAAGTAACATGTTTGGATATTGGAACACGTAAGGATATTGTATTATATATACCaataaattacaaaaaaaagataatttctAGACGAGgattaaaaactaattaaaattgTAGAATCAAAATATTAATATGTGAGTAAATAGAGAGGAAAATATTTGCAGTGTCCAGTGCCTATCAGGATTAGTTGCCACCGAcagaggatatatatatatatatatatatatatatatatatatatatatatatatatatatatatatatatatatatatatatatatatatcatcagtCAGTTGCAAGAAAAACCATGAACACTTGAACAGTGCAGTGATCGGTTCAGTTACACTTGCTTCTTTATTACTGAAGCTTAGGCTGGTAAATAATTAAGTACTTAATTATGAATTACACTAATTACCTCGTCGAGCATGTTCAGTAGCTTGCTCTTCTTCATCTGCAGCTCCTGCCGCTCCGCCATCGacatctcggcggcggcgccgctcttgctgccgccaccgtcctccgcaccgccgccgccaccggacaCGCCGCCCTCCGagtcctccttcttcttcaccgccgtcgcggcgccctTGCTGACGCTCACCGCCTCGTCGAGCAGCTCCTGCGCCGCCTTCAGGTACCTGGAGCGCATCACCACCTTCTCCTGGTCCGTGCcgccggggacggcggcggcggcggcggcggccacggtgaccggcggcgccgcctcacGCGACGACAGGCTCAGCACGGGgctgaccgccgccgccgacgtgccaGCTGCTGCTGGCGCTTGCTGCTGGGCGCCGTGGCGTGGCGGCGACACGTCGTTGCCGCCGGTGGCGTCAGGGCCCCACAGGTTGTACCCCGACTGGAGAGGGATGCCGACGAAGTGCTGCGCCGCCGGTGtcggctggtggtggtggccgaagCTCGCCGGCGTGAGGGTGCTCACCGCCGAGTTGAGGAACACcatgttggcggcggcggcgccgccgccgggcgccgcggcggcgtccgtGAAGCCGACGTAGCTGGGGTTCATGAGGTAGAGCGTCTGCAGGCCGTCGGTGCCGGCGGCCTGGACGACGtcggtgccggcgccgccgccggtgaagtACGCCGCCATCGCGGTGGCCCCCAACTCCGACGACCCGATCGATCGAACAATTCAAGCTTGTCTACTTGATCTACGTAGCAAATACGCTGAGATTCTTGGACAACTAGTGTATGATTCCTATGACAAAGCTGTGAATTTGCCTGTGACAAGAAGCCAAGAAATTAACCAAGAAGCTCATCAATAAGCAAGATCAATCAACCACCAAATCAtaacaaaactaattaattatatttcagAATCAAACAAGAGAGATCTAGCTGCTACAATTGAACCATGgaaattaggaaataatatatGTAGTATATTATTAGTGAATTGAGGAGAGTGTCAAGAGTGGGCTAAAATTGGAGCCATGTATGCAcaccttttccctttttgtgAGAGAGATGTATATATGCTATATGTAGGAGAGGAGGGAACCATGCAAGAACTCAAGTCATGcatgagaggaaaaaaaaagagaaagagaaagatagAGATGTAGGAGAAGCATCTCTAGCTAGcacataaaaaattaagaagagaaacaaaacaaaaggtgATCCATCCATCTTCATCAGCTGATTTAACAACCAAAGAGTGCATATGCATGTGTATAACACATAAGCAAACACAAAGTCACACAATACTCCATTGGGATTGCTGATTAGCTTTGTTAATTACCTCAAGGATTGAGCTGGAACACGTGCTAAGTACTGTATATTAGAATAAGAATGggtctcttcttcctcccttttcctcctcctcctccccctttaggtagcaagaacaagagaagtgaaaaggaaaaaaaaatggaggtcAAGAGGATAGTGAGAAATGGAACCTAGCTAGGTATCAAGAGCATGGATGACAATATCTATTGATCACTCATGTGTGGAAGTCTCTCCTTAAGTACTTGCATATGCATGTATCTCCCTTTCTCCACAGAAAACATACATAAATTAATTGTCTACTCTCATCTTCCTCTGAAAGGGAAAGGAATTGACAGGTAGGGGTAGGAGGCTGATAATCAGTGGAGTCTTTGGAGTTAGGAAATAAAGAGGGCAGTGGGTAGCTAGAGGAGGGATACCCACCTCCCACTGCCATTATCCTCATCACAATCCCCACACAGGCCTTTTCCCAACTttgccttttgttttcttcctaTATCTATTACAAGATCTAgctaaaatgatttttagttttCATCAAAATTATGGGTTGTTAGTGTTGTAGTACTACCTAGCTTGCCTTTCAAAATTCCTGCAGGGACAAGTGTGAGAAATGGAGTTATGGAAAACATAGCTTCATTTGTGTCTACAATAGTGATCTAGACCAAGCTCAACAATGAACACCATATGCCATATGTTTTTACGGTGTTTTActatttaaaaatgttactcTAACGTGTTCTTTTATATAATTGTATGAGATCCAAATGGATCAGGTACAAAATTTGTTATTGTTACCTTGTGGTACCTAAGATACTGACTGATACTAATTTTTCTACTAGAAAATATATGATACGCACATCCTTAAATACCGTAAAATAACTCATGAGGCATAGACCATTAAAAACACTGAACATGAAAGTAGGAATTTGATATGAATATATTAGGGAGAAATTAAAGGTGGATATAACCTGGAGTCGAATGGAAGCCTAGTGTGTGCACTGGCAGATTTTCTACTAATGTGCCATGCACAATTCTAAAAAaacactactctctctctctctcccaaaatatagcaacttctagTCTTTCacaatttgtctcaaaatataacaacttcttcacctatatatctcttctcaaccaatcataaccttTCACTATTCAAATTCCCTACCAATCttcttttctcaaccaatcacaaccttccttCATTTAGTTCCACCAAATTTTTTAATACCCgtatccaactctaaaacttcttatattttaggacgaaagAAATAGATATTAAAGGAGGAACTTTGATATCGATATAGGAAGGAAAACTGGTAGGAAGCCTAGAGTTAAATCCAGGCCTGGCGAGTAGCAATGGCAACTTTTCAGCCATTGCATCACACACTGTTCTCTAAAAATGTGGGATACTAGGACCGGGGTAGTATCAGT is part of the Oryza glaberrima chromosome 12, OglaRS2, whole genome shotgun sequence genome and harbors:
- the LOC127757156 gene encoding transcription factor LHW-like, with product MAVGDALRRLCEEARWSYSVFWKAIGAADPVHLVWEDGFCGHASCSAGSEASEAGCESGGAVCTLVRKIMASQVHVVGEGTIGRAAFTGNHQWIVHETANDHGLRSEVAAEMNNQFRAGIKTIAIIPVLPRGVLQLGSTSVILENISSVQQYKKLCCQLNNRSSMVASASAKNDLSQKVQSRSLHGLPSIHPYEQCYGHDARALSSSTSANTGRNTSLLKVAQRNDQAIREQVLYAPDMRFRQQLPYSDRRVDINTHSSAMSSGFISSISASVEKYPLLTNNIGQVEHGNMEESSGPRNVLLKSLSCRNPVVHENTNTSLFHGGDEVPAFLNSHGSFDFLQAGPRVVEANLYNNGTSSQVLDQRCSSTAGMAGYKPSVSYKFPHSAQFIVKMENPRRQSFQDPAAPSSGSDVQVSSGLKTTTRQFNPEHMCQNKKTNEVNDSSAAVSTQDAKNMDRHKILDISNERTSSFLMDPSTENDLFDIFGTDFHQLHRSLDGDLSWNTAKPQSSDRDAPESSIYLDSSPAFGAQEDEFSYSGIFSLTDTDQLLDAVISNVNPGGKQISGDSASCKTSLTDIPSTSYCGSKETKQCKSSGAPPLLIKNELAVSNFVKQPCFLEKAEDGCLSQNNGVQKSQIRLWIESGQNMKCESVSASNSKGLDTANKANRKRSRPGESPKPRPKDRQLIQDRIKELRELVPNGAKCSIDALLEKTIKHMVFLQSVTKHADNLKDSNESKIHGGGENGPLLKDYFEGGATWAFDVGSQSMTCPIIVEDLDRPRQMLVEMLCEDRGIFLEIADFIKGLGLTILRGVMEARKNKIWARFTVEANRDVTRMEIFLSLMRLLEPSCDGGGGGVGDNPNNVKIPPGIVQHPVIPATGHLR
- the LOC127757158 gene encoding BEL1-like homeodomain protein 1, producing the protein MAAYFTGGGAGTDVVQAAGTDGLQTLYLMNPSYVGFTDAAAAPGGGAAAANMVFLNSAVSTLTPASFGHHHQPTPAAQHFVGIPLQSGYNLWGPDATGGNDVSPPRHGAQQQAPAAAGTSAAAVSPVLSLSSREAAPPVTVAAAAAAAVPGGTDQEKVVMRSRYLKAAQELLDEAVSVSKGAATAVKKKEDSEGGVSGGGGGAEDGGGSKSGAAAEMSMAERQELQMKKSKLLNMLDEVEQRYRQYHRQMQGVAAAFEAAAGAGSATTYTSLALRTISRQFRCLRDAIAAQVRAASRGLGEDCGDDEGGGGGGRTTVGSRLRFIDHQLRQQRAMQQLGMVHAAAAGGAAGGGWRPQRGLPERAVSVLRAWLFEHFLHPYPKDSDKVMLAKQTGLTRSQVSNWFINARVRLWKPMVEEMYAEETKAKEEEEEEHDAAAAAAGDRGGVAEQAPSKPDDSAGIGMSSSSPAAAASRSVGVHAGDQHAQASFYGGGGGGDDPFQCRIKKARTTTADEPAAAAAFHVSGEAAVSHRELLMKFTEAGGEGVRTGHPHVNDDDDDVPGGAGGYSLFTAAQYGHQFGSDHFAFAGHGGGGGGGVSLTLGLPHGADQTPASFLMGAGAGSDGGGAPVTTAGYDMNMQSTKSLAAQLMRDFVA